From one Pedobacter faecalis genomic stretch:
- a CDS encoding exodeoxyribonuclease III, with the protein MKIISYNINGIRSASTKNFFGWLQATDADMVCLQEVKALPTQIPEIIALIEQLGYQHFWFPAEKKGYSGVAILTRIPPNHVQLGCGEEWIDREGRVIRADFDDFSLMSLYMPSGSSGEERQIKKYEFMRFFDGYIAELRKTHPNLIISGDYNICHTAIDIHNPKTNANSSGFLPEEREWMETFLCNGFIDTFRYFNKDPHHYTWWSFRANSRAKNLGWRIDYHLASQPMLNKLKRVTILPDAVHSDHCPVLLELDLQAEGATHGPL; encoded by the coding sequence GTGAAAATCATATCATACAACATCAACGGCATCCGTTCCGCTTCTACTAAAAACTTTTTCGGCTGGCTTCAGGCTACCGATGCCGACATGGTATGCCTCCAGGAAGTAAAAGCACTGCCCACACAGATTCCGGAAATCATTGCCTTGATTGAACAACTAGGCTATCAGCACTTCTGGTTTCCCGCCGAAAAGAAGGGCTATAGTGGCGTAGCCATACTTACCCGTATTCCGCCAAACCACGTGCAGCTAGGCTGCGGAGAGGAATGGATCGACAGGGAAGGGCGTGTTATTCGGGCCGATTTCGATGACTTTTCCCTGATGAGCCTTTATATGCCATCGGGATCCAGCGGAGAGGAACGTCAGATCAAGAAGTACGAATTCATGCGCTTTTTCGACGGCTATATCGCCGAACTAAGAAAGACACATCCAAATCTTATTATATCGGGCGATTATAATATCTGTCATACCGCCATCGACATACATAACCCGAAAACAAACGCAAATTCCTCAGGCTTCCTGCCCGAAGAACGGGAATGGATGGAAACCTTTCTCTGCAACGGTTTTATAGATACTTTCAGGTATTTTAATAAAGATCCACATCACTATACCTGGTGGAGTTTCCGGGCAAATTCACGGGCAAAGAACCTCGGCTGGCGCATCGACTATCATCTGGCCTCCCAGCCGATGCTCAATAAATTGAAACGGGTAACTATCTTGCCCGACGCGGTCCATTCCGACCATTGCCCGGTACTGTTAGAACTGGACCTCCAGGCCGAAGGGGCTACCCATGGCCCTCTCTGA